A genomic window from Micromonospora violae includes:
- a CDS encoding septum formation family protein — translation MRRAMTTLFAAAVTAVLVVGCAGSGGLDGDLTDDWAALPAPSAFTPAAGVCHAADFTDLVSLASYEPVDCAGPHRLETVHVGVFPPERTTAPAGGSAELRGAFAECDTRASGYVGDDWRSGRLRLSVALPNAPGWAAGSRWFRCDLTELTTVEAAATVVVRSGSLRDALKGPTGLRLGCQQTRSGTGRGVQTLIPVECGTPHNAEFVGVWRAPDRAYPTREADWVPLYTGCRSVLARYAGVPDDAGLRFRSGVVVRPPGAGRWKVGDRGVRCYLWLSDRTVTASLKGAGPAGLPLRTK, via the coding sequence ATGCGCCGTGCCATGACGACCCTGTTCGCCGCTGCCGTGACGGCAGTGCTGGTGGTGGGCTGTGCCGGGTCCGGCGGCCTGGACGGTGATCTGACCGACGACTGGGCGGCGCTGCCGGCACCGTCGGCGTTCACTCCCGCCGCTGGTGTGTGTCACGCCGCCGATTTCACCGATCTGGTCAGCCTGGCCAGCTACGAGCCGGTGGACTGCGCCGGGCCGCACCGACTGGAGACCGTGCACGTCGGGGTGTTCCCGCCGGAGCGGACGACCGCTCCGGCGGGTGGTTCGGCCGAGCTGCGGGGCGCGTTCGCCGAGTGCGACACCCGGGCGAGCGGCTACGTGGGTGACGACTGGCGGTCCGGCCGGCTACGGCTGTCCGTGGCGCTGCCCAACGCGCCAGGCTGGGCGGCGGGTTCCCGGTGGTTCCGCTGCGACCTCACCGAGTTGACCACGGTCGAGGCGGCGGCCACCGTGGTGGTCCGGTCGGGCAGCCTGCGGGACGCGTTGAAGGGGCCCACCGGGCTGCGCCTGGGTTGCCAGCAGACCCGCAGTGGCACCGGCCGGGGTGTGCAGACGCTGATCCCGGTGGAGTGCGGCACACCACACAACGCCGAGTTCGTCGGGGTGTGGCGCGCCCCGGACCGGGCGTACCCGACCCGGGAGGCCGACTGGGTGCCGCTCTACACGGGTTGTCGCAGCGTCCTCGCCCGGTATGCGGGCGTACCCGACGATGCCGGGCTGCGCTTCCGCAGCGGTGTGGTGGTCCGACCGCCGGGGGCGGGGCGTTGGAAGGTCGGTGACCGCGGTGTCCGCTGCTACCTGTGGCTCAGCGACCGTACGGTGACCGCCTCGCTGAAGGGCGCCGGCCCGGCCGGTCTGCCGCTGCGCACGAAGTGA
- the panD gene encoding aspartate 1-decarboxylase, with amino-acid sequence MLRTMLKSKIHRATVTQADLHYVGSVTVDEDLLDAADLLPGEQVAIVDITNGARLETYVIPGERGSGVIGINGAAAHLVHPGDLVILISYGQMDDAEARSYRPRVVHVDADNRVIELGADPAAAAPGTAGNPVPSPLAVSGV; translated from the coding sequence ATGTTGCGGACCATGCTCAAGTCGAAGATCCACCGAGCCACGGTGACCCAGGCCGACCTGCACTACGTCGGCTCGGTGACGGTGGACGAGGACCTGCTCGACGCCGCCGACCTGCTCCCCGGCGAGCAGGTGGCGATCGTGGACATCACCAACGGCGCGCGGCTGGAGACGTACGTGATCCCGGGCGAGCGGGGCAGCGGTGTGATCGGCATCAACGGTGCCGCCGCGCACCTGGTGCACCCCGGTGACCTGGTCATCCTGATCTCGTACGGGCAGATGGACGACGCCGAGGCCCGGTCCTACCGGCCTCGGGTCGTGCACGTCGACGCCGACAACCGGGTGATCGAGTTGGGTGCCGATCCGGCTGCGGCAGCCCCCGGCACCGCTGGCAACCCCGTGCCCAGTCCGCTGGCCGTGTCCGGAGTCTGA
- the panC gene encoding pantoate--beta-alanine ligase, protein MSAGSGLQLVHTRADLAEARAGLKGTVGVVMTMGALHSGHETLLRAAREQADHVLVTIFVNPLQFGPNEDFDRYPRTLEADLEVCRRAGADLVFAPSVADMYPDGQPRVRLDPGPLGAELEGSSRPGFFHGVLTVVLKLLQLTRPDLAFFGEKDYQQLTLVRRMARDLDVPVEVVGVPTVREPDGLALSSRNRYLSEPERAAALSLSAALRAGARAADDGLDAGAVLTAAHAAFGAGTPGARLDYLVLTDPELEPGPVSGPARLVIAAWVGATRLIDNAAIHLAPRP, encoded by the coding sequence GTGAGCGCGGGGAGCGGGCTCCAGCTCGTGCACACCCGGGCCGATCTGGCCGAGGCGCGCGCCGGGCTGAAGGGCACGGTCGGGGTGGTGATGACCATGGGCGCGCTGCACTCCGGGCACGAGACGCTGCTGCGCGCGGCCCGGGAACAGGCCGATCACGTGCTGGTGACGATCTTCGTGAACCCGTTGCAGTTCGGGCCGAACGAGGACTTCGACCGCTATCCGCGCACTCTTGAGGCTGACCTGGAGGTGTGCCGGCGGGCGGGCGCCGACCTGGTCTTCGCCCCGTCGGTGGCGGACATGTACCCGGACGGGCAGCCCCGCGTACGCCTCGATCCGGGCCCGCTCGGCGCTGAACTGGAGGGCTCGAGCCGCCCCGGCTTCTTCCACGGGGTGCTCACCGTGGTGCTGAAGCTGCTTCAGCTCACCCGGCCGGACCTGGCGTTCTTCGGCGAGAAGGACTACCAGCAGCTCACCCTGGTCCGGCGGATGGCCCGCGACCTGGATGTGCCGGTCGAGGTGGTCGGTGTGCCGACCGTCCGGGAGCCGGACGGGTTGGCGCTGTCCAGCCGCAACCGTTACCTGAGCGAGCCGGAGCGGGCCGCCGCGCTGAGTCTGTCCGCCGCGCTGCGCGCCGGTGCGCGGGCCGCCGACGACGGCCTGGACGCGGGGGCGGTGCTGACCGCCGCGCACGCCGCGTTCGGTGCCGGTACGCCCGGTGCCCGCCTCGACTATCTGGTGCTCACCGATCCCGAGTTGGAACCGGGGCCGGTGTCCGGGCCGGCCCGGCTGGTGATCGCCGCCTGGGTGGGCGCCACCCGGTTGATCGACAACGCGGCGATCCACCTCGCCCCGCGTCCCTGA
- a CDS encoding Rossmann-like and DUF2520 domain-containing protein has product MSAPLRPRPAAPQGPAVLGASANPATSRLLTVGVVGAGRVGAVLGAALAAAGHRVVAVTGTSGASRARLALLLPEVPRRPVSAVAEAATDLLLIAVPDDALAGVVADLADQGALRPGQVVAHTSGAHGLAVLAPAVAVGARPLALHPAMTFTGTPDDLARLAGISYGVTAPAELRALAARLVADLGGVPEWVGETDRPLYHAALAHGANHLVTLVNEATDRLRDAGVARPEKVLAPLLRAALENALRLGDDALTGPVSRGDAGTVQRHLARLAATAPESVPAYLALARRTADRAIAAGRLRPVDAQSLLGVLADTTRQVTA; this is encoded by the coding sequence ATGAGCGCACCGTTGCGCCCGCGTCCGGCCGCCCCACAGGGGCCCGCCGTTCTCGGTGCCTCCGCCAATCCCGCCACCTCCCGCCTGCTCACCGTCGGCGTCGTCGGCGCCGGCCGGGTCGGTGCCGTGCTGGGTGCCGCACTCGCCGCCGCCGGCCACCGGGTGGTCGCCGTCACCGGCACCTCCGGAGCCAGCCGGGCCCGGCTGGCCCTGCTGCTGCCCGAGGTGCCCCGCCGCCCGGTCTCCGCTGTCGCCGAGGCCGCCACCGACCTGCTGCTGATCGCGGTGCCGGACGACGCGCTGGCCGGTGTGGTGGCCGACCTCGCCGACCAGGGCGCGCTGCGCCCGGGCCAGGTGGTCGCGCACACCTCCGGTGCCCACGGGCTGGCCGTGCTGGCCCCGGCCGTCGCGGTTGGCGCCCGTCCGCTCGCTCTGCACCCGGCGATGACCTTCACCGGTACGCCGGACGACCTGGCCCGGCTCGCCGGCATCTCGTACGGCGTGACCGCCCCGGCGGAGTTGCGCGCCCTGGCCGCCCGACTCGTCGCCGACCTCGGCGGTGTGCCGGAGTGGGTGGGTGAGACGGACCGTCCGCTGTACCACGCCGCGCTGGCCCACGGCGCGAACCACCTGGTGACCCTGGTGAACGAGGCCACCGACCGGCTGCGCGACGCCGGAGTGGCCCGGCCGGAGAAGGTGCTGGCCCCGCTGCTGCGGGCCGCCCTGGAGAACGCGCTGCGGCTCGGCGACGACGCGCTCACCGGCCCGGTCTCCCGCGGCGACGCGGGCACCGTCCAACGGCACCTGGCCCGGTTGGCCGCGACCGCCCCGGAGTCCGTTCCCGCGTACCTGGCGCTGGCCCGGCGTACCGCCGACCGGGCGATCGCCGCCGGCCGGCTGCGGCCGGTGGACGCCCAGTCGCTGCTGGGTGTGCTCGCCGACACCACCCGGCAGGTGACCGCGTGA
- a CDS encoding TetR family transcriptional regulator yields the protein MARWQPDARGRLEAAAFELFRERGFEQTTVADIAARAGLDKRTFYRLFGDKREALFSGGAHLEEVLVKAVAETDATPFEAVVAAFRRVAEDIFADRLELVRARQAIIASSPELQERELRKGTSMVAAVSAALRAKGLGETTATLATESGVTVFRVAYARWVAPDSDAPLTDLIAEVATELRAITSATG from the coding sequence ATGGCCCGCTGGCAACCGGACGCGCGCGGCCGCCTGGAGGCGGCCGCTTTCGAGCTGTTCCGCGAGCGCGGCTTCGAGCAGACGACGGTCGCCGACATCGCCGCCCGCGCCGGCCTGGACAAGCGCACCTTCTACCGGCTCTTCGGCGACAAGCGCGAGGCGCTCTTCAGCGGCGGCGCACACCTGGAGGAGGTGCTGGTCAAGGCGGTGGCCGAGACGGACGCCACCCCGTTCGAGGCGGTCGTCGCCGCCTTCCGCCGGGTGGCGGAGGACATCTTCGCCGACCGCCTCGAACTGGTCCGGGCCCGCCAGGCCATCATTGCGAGCAGCCCCGAGCTACAGGAGCGTGAGCTGCGCAAAGGGACCTCAATGGTCGCTGCGGTCAGCGCCGCCCTGCGTGCCAAAGGGCTGGGCGAGACCACCGCCACCCTGGCCACCGAGTCGGGTGTCACGGTCTTCCGGGTCGCGTACGCCCGCTGGGTCGCGCCCGACAGCGACGCCCCGCTCACCGACCTGATCGCCGAGGTGGCCACCGAGCTACGCGCGATCACGTCGGCAACCGGCTGA
- a CDS encoding SDR family oxidoreductase — MRVFVTGASGHLGSAVVPELLSAGHDVVGLARSDASAAAIEKSGARAHRGDLSDLDVLREQAAASDGVIHLAFRHDLMINGDLAGAAAVDLDALKALADGLAGSGKPLVGTGGTAMLVMGGIVGRPGTERDTFSAGGYRIDAENFVAALASREVRSSIVRLAPTVHSALDHYGFIAMIIAAARRHGYAAYVGDGANRWPAVHTLDAAKLYRLALEKAPAGVRLHGAADEGVPFQQIATAIGRNLDLPVRSISADEANDHFGFLGTFVQMDNPTSSAITRELLGWVPSHPGLIADLDEGHYFRA; from the coding sequence ATGCGCGTATTCGTCACCGGCGCCTCCGGCCACCTCGGCTCTGCGGTCGTGCCGGAGTTGCTCTCCGCCGGACACGACGTCGTCGGCCTGGCCCGCTCCGACGCGTCCGCCGCCGCCATCGAGAAGAGCGGCGCTCGGGCACACCGCGGCGACCTGTCCGACCTCGACGTACTTCGGGAACAGGCGGCCGCGTCCGACGGGGTGATCCACCTGGCGTTCCGCCACGACCTCATGATCAATGGCGACCTGGCCGGTGCCGCCGCCGTTGACCTGGACGCCCTCAAGGCGCTCGCCGACGGTTTGGCCGGCTCCGGCAAACCGCTGGTCGGCACGGGCGGGACGGCCATGCTCGTCATGGGTGGCATCGTCGGCCGCCCCGGCACCGAACGCGACACCTTCTCGGCCGGCGGCTACCGGATCGACGCCGAGAACTTCGTGGCCGCCCTCGCCTCCCGCGAGGTGCGCTCCTCCATCGTCCGGCTCGCACCCACCGTGCACAGTGCGCTCGACCACTACGGCTTCATCGCCATGATCATCGCGGCGGCCCGGCGGCACGGGTACGCCGCGTACGTCGGCGACGGCGCCAACCGGTGGCCGGCCGTGCACACCCTCGACGCGGCAAAGCTCTACCGGCTCGCCCTCGAGAAGGCCCCGGCCGGCGTGCGCCTGCACGGCGCCGCCGACGAAGGAGTTCCCTTCCAGCAGATCGCCACCGCCATCGGCCGCAACCTCGACCTCCCGGTCCGCAGCATCAGCGCCGACGAGGCCAACGACCACTTCGGCTTCCTCGGAACGTTCGTGCAGATGGACAATCCGACGTCGTCCGCGATCACCCGCGAACTCCTGGGCTGGGTTCCTTCCCACCCCGGCCTGATCGCCGACCTGGACGAAGGGCACTACTTCCGGGCCTGA
- a CDS encoding SAM-dependent methyltransferase, which translates to MPWRNAMGQALYGPDGFFVAGTGPADHFRTSVHASPAFATALLRLVAEVDAALGHPSCLDVVDVGAGRGELLHGLLRSVGVAVGVSGEPTRSGRSGLIPARVGSPETLTPTAAARALASDPSPVAARLSLKDRVRFTAVEYANRPENLPDEINWVSEIPDEITGLLLATEWLDNVPLDVAVHTADGWRYVLVDPDSGAESIGELVGPDDLDWLTTWWPSPESPHNADRAPDRALTSTDATSGSESGFRAARPAQGSSLTARSRPGCPETPHRNHTRAEIGRSRDEAWADAVRHISRGLAVAVDYGHLKEDRPTDGTLTGYRGGRQVPPVPDGTSDVTAHVAMDSVASAGAEVAQCPYSLVSQREALRALGADGGRPPLSLAGTDPAGYVRALAAASAVAELTDPAGLGGHWWLRQPVGIPLGPAVAR; encoded by the coding sequence ATCCCGTGGCGGAACGCGATGGGCCAGGCCCTCTACGGGCCGGACGGTTTCTTCGTGGCCGGCACCGGGCCGGCCGACCACTTCCGCACCAGCGTGCACGCCTCCCCCGCCTTCGCCACCGCACTGCTACGCCTTGTCGCGGAGGTCGACGCCGCCCTCGGCCACCCATCCTGTCTCGACGTGGTCGACGTGGGCGCCGGGCGGGGGGAACTCCTGCATGGCCTGCTGCGATCCGTCGGGGTTGCGGTGGGGGTTTCCGGGGAGCCCACCCGCTCCGGGCGGTCAGGCTTGATCCCTGCGCGGGTGGGCTCCCCGGAAACCCTGACTCCCACGGCCGCCGCCCGTGCGTTGGCCTCCGATCCGTCGCCGGTCGCCGCCCGCCTGTCGCTCAAGGACCGCGTGCGCTTCACAGCAGTCGAGTACGCGAACCGCCCCGAGAACCTGCCCGACGAGATCAATTGGGTGTCCGAGATCCCCGACGAGATCACAGGGCTGCTGCTGGCCACCGAGTGGCTGGACAACGTCCCGCTTGATGTGGCGGTTCACACCGCCGATGGTTGGCGATATGTGTTGGTCGATCCCGACAGCGGCGCCGAATCGATTGGTGAGCTGGTCGGCCCCGATGATCTCGACTGGCTGACGACCTGGTGGCCCAGTCCCGAGAGCCCTCACAACGCGGACCGTGCCCCGGACAGGGCCTTGACCTCGACTGACGCGACAAGCGGAAGCGAGTCGGGTTTCCGGGCAGCCCGGCCGGCGCAGGGATCAAGCCTGACCGCCCGGAGCCGGCCGGGCTGCCCGGAAACCCCCCACCGCAACCACACACGAGCCGAGATCGGCCGAAGCAGAGATGAGGCATGGGCCGACGCGGTGCGGCACATCAGCCGAGGGCTCGCAGTCGCCGTCGACTACGGGCATCTGAAAGAGGACCGACCGACAGACGGGACGTTGACCGGGTACCGCGGTGGGCGGCAGGTGCCTCCGGTGCCGGACGGTACGAGCGATGTGACCGCACACGTGGCCATGGACTCGGTCGCCTCCGCCGGTGCGGAGGTCGCCCAGTGCCCGTACTCCCTGGTCTCGCAGCGGGAGGCGCTGCGGGCGCTCGGGGCCGACGGCGGGCGACCGCCACTCAGCCTGGCCGGCACCGACCCGGCCGGTTACGTGCGGGCGTTGGCCGCCGCGTCGGCGGTGGCCGAGCTGACCGACCCGGCCGGGCTCGGCGGGCACTGGTGGTTGCGCCAGCCGGTCGGCATCCCACTCGGGCCGGCCGTGGCACGATGA
- a CDS encoding NADH-quinone oxidoreductase subunit D produces the protein MTGMTTDAGDLRELTVGTGAGLVAGTGDQQLGTDMVLNIGPQHPSTHGVLRLKLVLDGERVVACEPIVGYMHRGAEKLFEVRDYRQIIVLANRHDWLSAFSNELGVVLAVERLMGMEVPERATWLRMALAELNRVLNHLMFLGSYPLEIGAITPIFYAFRERETIQAVMEEVSGGRIHYMFNRVGGLKEEVPYGWTGRARAAIGEVRRRLPDLDQLIRRNDIFLARTVGVGVLSAADAAAFGASGPVARASGLDLDLRRDDPYLAYDELDVPVVTRTAGDCHARFEVLLDQVYASLDLAEQCLERVDRLTGPVNTRLPKVLKAPEGHTYAWTENPLGINGYYLVSRGEKTPWRLKLRTASYANVQALSTLLPGCLVPDLIAILGSMFFVVGDIDK, from the coding sequence ATGACGGGCATGACCACCGACGCCGGGGACCTCCGTGAACTGACCGTCGGCACCGGGGCCGGCCTGGTGGCCGGCACCGGTGATCAGCAGCTCGGCACCGACATGGTGCTGAACATCGGCCCGCAGCACCCCTCCACCCATGGTGTGCTGCGGTTGAAGTTGGTGCTCGACGGCGAGCGGGTGGTCGCCTGCGAACCGATCGTCGGTTACATGCACCGGGGCGCGGAGAAGCTCTTCGAGGTGCGCGACTACCGGCAGATCATCGTGCTGGCCAACCGGCACGACTGGCTGTCGGCGTTCTCCAACGAGCTGGGTGTGGTGCTCGCGGTGGAACGCCTGATGGGCATGGAGGTGCCGGAGCGGGCGACCTGGCTGCGGATGGCCCTCGCCGAGCTGAACCGGGTGCTGAACCACCTGATGTTCCTCGGCTCGTACCCGTTGGAGATCGGGGCGATCACGCCGATCTTCTACGCCTTCCGGGAACGGGAGACCATCCAGGCGGTGATGGAGGAGGTCTCCGGCGGCCGGATCCATTACATGTTCAACCGGGTGGGTGGCCTCAAGGAGGAGGTGCCGTACGGGTGGACCGGCCGGGCCCGCGCGGCGATCGGCGAGGTGCGCCGCCGGTTGCCCGACCTGGACCAGCTGATCCGGCGCAACGACATCTTCCTGGCCCGTACCGTCGGGGTGGGCGTGCTGTCCGCCGCGGACGCTGCCGCGTTCGGCGCGTCCGGGCCGGTGGCCCGCGCCTCCGGGCTCGACCTGGACCTGCGCCGCGACGACCCGTACCTGGCCTACGACGAGTTGGACGTGCCGGTGGTCACCCGGACCGCCGGGGACTGCCACGCGCGTTTCGAGGTGCTGCTCGACCAGGTGTACGCGTCGCTGGACCTCGCCGAGCAGTGCCTCGAGCGGGTGGACCGGCTGACCGGGCCGGTGAACACCCGGCTGCCGAAGGTGCTCAAGGCGCCGGAGGGGCACACGTACGCCTGGACGGAGAACCCGCTCGGTATCAACGGCTACTACCTGGTGTCCCGGGGCGAGAAGACTCCGTGGCGGTTGAAGCTGCGCACCGCCTCGTACGCGAACGTGCAGGCGTTGTCCACCCTACTCCCCGGTTGCCTGGTCCCCGATCTGATCGCGATTCTCGGCTCGATGTTCTTCGTGGTCGGCGACATCGACAAGTGA
- a CDS encoding glycine betaine ABC transporter substrate-binding protein yields MRARTRLAIGAVSAVAGAALLTGCGDAGSSGTDAPQTSASGAGCAPVAGQQLIALQDDKKLQNSDNVIPAVNSKAANPQLIAALDKVSAALDTPKLIQLNKAVNEDRKTPKVAAEEFATANNLTAGIAKGPGGDITVGAGNFAESQILGELYRIALTAAGYQVKVQQIGNRELYAPALEKGEIQVVPEYAATMAEFLNTKANGQNAQPISSPDINTTVTALKAEGDKAGLTFGTPAAAQDQNAFAVTQAFADKHGVRTLSELAAKCSGSATVLGGPPECEQRPFCKPGLEKTYGLSFGKFSSLDQGGPLTKSGLRDGSISVGLIFSSDGAFATS; encoded by the coding sequence ATGCGCGCACGTACACGTCTGGCCATCGGCGCGGTCAGCGCCGTCGCCGGGGCGGCACTCCTCACCGGCTGCGGTGACGCCGGCTCCTCCGGCACCGACGCACCCCAGACCAGCGCCTCCGGCGCGGGGTGCGCCCCGGTCGCCGGCCAGCAGCTCATCGCTCTGCAGGACGACAAGAAGCTCCAGAACTCCGACAACGTCATCCCGGCGGTCAACAGCAAGGCGGCCAACCCGCAGCTGATCGCCGCACTGGACAAGGTCTCCGCCGCGCTGGACACCCCGAAGCTGATCCAGCTCAACAAGGCCGTCAACGAGGACCGCAAGACCCCCAAGGTCGCGGCCGAGGAGTTCGCCACCGCGAACAACCTCACCGCGGGCATCGCCAAGGGCCCCGGCGGCGACATCACCGTCGGCGCCGGCAACTTCGCCGAGAGCCAGATTCTGGGCGAGCTCTACCGGATCGCGCTCACCGCCGCCGGCTACCAGGTCAAGGTGCAGCAGATCGGCAACCGGGAGCTCTACGCGCCGGCCCTGGAGAAGGGCGAGATCCAGGTCGTCCCGGAGTACGCGGCGACCATGGCCGAGTTCCTCAACACCAAGGCCAACGGCCAGAACGCGCAGCCGATCTCCTCGCCGGACATCAACACCACGGTGACCGCGCTCAAGGCCGAGGGCGACAAGGCCGGCCTCACCTTCGGCACCCCGGCCGCCGCGCAGGACCAGAACGCCTTCGCGGTGACCCAGGCCTTCGCCGACAAGCACGGCGTGCGGACCCTCTCCGAACTGGCCGCGAAGTGCTCCGGCAGCGCGACCGTGCTGGGTGGCCCGCCGGAGTGCGAGCAGCGTCCGTTCTGCAAGCCGGGCCTGGAGAAGACGTACGGGCTGTCGTTCGGCAAGTTCTCCTCGCTGGACCAGGGCGGACCACTGACCAAGAGCGGGCTGCGCGACGGGTCGATCAGCGTGGGTCTGATCTTCTCTTCGGACGGTGCCTTCGCCACCAGCTGA
- a CDS encoding ABC transporter permease, with amino-acid sequence MTVAANPIGQAITWINDPLNWTNPGGMLDRLGEHLTISALAVALGCLVAWPLGLWLGHLGRGGGLVVLVSNATLAIPTLALLTILPVVFASGFGKTPVVVALAVFAVPPLLANAYIGVRQVDPEARDAARGMGLSSAQLLRRVELPLAVPYLAAGFRTAAVQVIATAALASFVNGGGLGQIIRTGFGIGIAAGGGQIVAGGVLVAGLALLAEVVLGGVERLVTPKPLRRGRRRPGRPRAADATGSA; translated from the coding sequence GTGACCGTCGCGGCAAACCCGATCGGCCAGGCGATCACCTGGATCAACGACCCACTGAACTGGACCAACCCCGGCGGCATGCTGGACCGGCTCGGTGAGCACCTGACGATCTCGGCCCTGGCGGTGGCGCTCGGCTGCCTGGTGGCCTGGCCGCTCGGGCTCTGGTTGGGGCACCTCGGTCGAGGTGGCGGCCTGGTGGTGCTGGTCTCCAACGCCACCCTGGCCATCCCCACCCTGGCGCTGCTGACCATCCTGCCGGTGGTCTTCGCCAGCGGCTTCGGCAAGACGCCGGTCGTGGTGGCCCTGGCCGTCTTCGCGGTGCCGCCGCTGCTGGCGAACGCGTACATCGGGGTGCGGCAGGTGGACCCGGAGGCCCGCGACGCGGCCCGGGGGATGGGTCTGTCCAGCGCACAGCTGTTGCGCCGGGTGGAGTTGCCGCTCGCGGTGCCCTACCTGGCGGCCGGCTTCCGCACCGCGGCGGTTCAGGTGATCGCGACCGCGGCGCTGGCGTCCTTCGTCAACGGCGGTGGCCTCGGCCAGATCATCCGCACCGGTTTCGGCATCGGTATCGCGGCCGGCGGCGGGCAGATCGTCGCCGGCGGTGTGCTGGTGGCCGGGCTCGCTCTGCTCGCCGAGGTGGTCCTCGGCGGCGTCGAACGGCTGGTCACCCCCAAACCACTGCGGCGTGGGCGGCGGCGACCGGGGCGGCCCCGGGCCGCCGACGCCACCGGGAGCGCCTGA
- a CDS encoding ABC transporter permease, which translates to MSFRLSYRADPGNPWFSWQYVRDNSDTILAAVREHASLTGRAVLIAVLIALPLSVLAYWVRPLAGPILAVSGVVYTIPSLALFAFIAPYLGTGTTTVLVGLVLYALLLIVRNVVAGLNQVPPEVREAAEGMGYGRWGRLFRIDLPLALPGIVTGVRLATVSTVALVTVGVLVGHGGLGQLIFAGFQNNLYKAEIMTAALLCVALAVVLDLLLILVARLVTPWSTRRAR; encoded by the coding sequence ATGTCCTTCCGCCTGAGCTACCGGGCCGACCCGGGTAACCCCTGGTTCTCCTGGCAGTACGTGCGGGACAACTCTGACACGATCCTCGCCGCGGTGCGTGAACACGCCTCCCTCACCGGGCGGGCGGTGCTGATCGCCGTGCTGATCGCCCTGCCGTTGTCCGTGCTGGCGTACTGGGTTCGTCCGCTCGCCGGCCCGATCCTCGCCGTCAGCGGGGTGGTGTACACCATCCCGTCGTTGGCGCTCTTCGCGTTCATCGCCCCCTACCTGGGCACCGGGACGACCACGGTACTGGTCGGGCTGGTCCTGTACGCGCTGCTGCTGATCGTGCGCAACGTGGTGGCCGGCCTCAACCAGGTGCCCCCGGAGGTTCGCGAGGCCGCCGAGGGCATGGGGTACGGCCGGTGGGGGCGCCTGTTCCGGATCGACCTGCCGCTGGCGTTGCCGGGCATCGTCACCGGCGTACGGCTGGCGACCGTCTCGACGGTGGCGTTGGTCACGGTCGGGGTGCTGGTCGGGCACGGCGGGCTCGGGCAGCTGATCTTCGCGGGTTTCCAGAACAACCTCTACAAGGCCGAGATCATGACCGCCGCCCTGCTCTGCGTGGCGCTCGCGGTCGTACTCGACCTGCTGCTCATCCTGGTTGCCCGGCTGGTGACCCCCTGGTCCACCCGGAGGGCGCGGTGA
- a CDS encoding ABC transporter ATP-binding protein — protein sequence MDVTPEAADVAQSPRAASISLQGIQKRYPNGTEAVRGLSLDVRAGELVVLIGPSGCGKSTVLRMINRLIEPTAGRITLGDEDVTDVDPVRLRRRIGYVIQNVGLFPHQTVRANVATVPGLLRWPKGQTRARVDELLDLVGLDPTEFGGRYPHELSGGQRQRVGVARALAADPVVLLMDEPFSAVDPIVRARLQEEFLRLQAEVRKTIVLVTHDLDEAVRLGDRIAVLSAGGHLEQYDTPAALLGAPATPFVQEFVGTDRGIRRLAVTPLDRAALEPVPEDAAPDLPTVAVDGSAYDALAALLTSGRDRLLVTEAGRPVGALTRQRLLDLGRPTS from the coding sequence GTGGACGTTACCCCGGAGGCTGCCGACGTGGCCCAATCCCCTCGCGCGGCATCGATCTCCCTACAGGGCATCCAGAAGCGCTACCCGAACGGCACCGAGGCCGTCCGGGGCCTCAGCCTGGATGTCCGCGCCGGCGAACTGGTGGTGCTGATCGGCCCGTCCGGCTGCGGCAAGTCGACAGTGCTGCGGATGATCAATCGCCTGATCGAACCGACCGCCGGCCGCATCACGCTCGGCGACGAGGATGTCACCGACGTCGACCCGGTGCGACTGCGCCGTCGCATCGGGTACGTCATCCAGAACGTCGGCCTCTTTCCACACCAGACGGTGCGGGCCAACGTGGCCACCGTGCCGGGCCTGCTCCGCTGGCCCAAGGGCCAGACCCGGGCGCGGGTCGACGAGCTGCTCGACCTGGTCGGGCTCGACCCGACCGAGTTCGGGGGTCGTTATCCGCACGAGCTGTCGGGTGGCCAGCGGCAGCGGGTCGGGGTGGCTCGGGCGCTCGCCGCCGACCCGGTGGTGCTGTTGATGGACGAGCCGTTCTCGGCCGTCGATCCGATCGTCCGGGCCCGCCTGCAGGAGGAGTTCCTGCGCCTTCAGGCCGAGGTGCGCAAGACGATCGTGCTGGTCACCCACGACCTCGACGAGGCGGTCCGACTCGGTGACCGGATCGCGGTGCTCTCCGCGGGCGGGCACCTGGAGCAGTACGACACCCCGGCCGCGCTGCTCGGCGCACCCGCCACCCCGTTCGTTCAGGAGTTCGTCGGCACCGACCGGGGCATCCGCCGGCTGGCGGTCACCCCCCTCGACCGGGCGGCACTGGAGCCGGTGCCCGAGGACGCCGCACCGGACCTGCCCACCGTCGCGGTGGACGGCTCCGCGTACGACGCGTTGGCGGCCCTGCTCACCTCGGGTCGGGACCGGCTCCTCGTGACCGAGGCCGGCCGGCCGGTGGGCGCGCTCACCCGGCAGCGCCTCCTCGACCTCGGCCGCCCGACCAGCTGA